The Maledivibacter sp. region TCAAAATCGAAACTATTTATGAGATTTTGTGATACGCTTTGCATATCCATCTGGCTACCATTGAAGAATTTTGCGTACATGGTGCATTCGTGGTAGACGTTTACGAGTTCCGCAGTTGAAAGGTTCTTCGTGGGCTTTTCAAGCTTCTTGCCGTCCACCGCCTGTCCATTTCTCATCTCTACAAAAACAGTTGTAAGCATGTCTATTACATCTTCATCTATAACTATATTTTCTTCTAGCTTCATTACCTGATTTTTGACGATTTCCTTCTCAAGCTTTATATTATTTACAGGATTTACTACTTCTATGTTAAATCTTCTCTTTAGCGCGCTACTCATTTCGTTGACTCCCTTGTCAAGGGTATTTGCAGTCGCTATTATGTTGAATCCCTCTTTTGCAAAGACATAGTTGTTTTCCGGTAGCTCAGGTATCATCATCACCTTGTCGCTCATTACCGATATCAACATGTCCTGCACTTCCTGAGGAGTTCTTGTTATCTCCTCGAATCTCATAAGGCTTCCGTCCATCATGGACTTCATCACAGGGGACTTGATAATCGACTTATCGCTTGGGCCATTGGCAAT contains the following coding sequences:
- a CDS encoding AAA family ATPase, coding for MEIQKLPVERLYEDEIKKLIENEVDTCPTGWQMSPKSVRKFILGDDELGISKKIYGNDKVVERSIVTLATNRGLLLIGVPGTAKTMLSELLSAAICNNSLNTIQGNAGTSEADLKYSWNYALLIANGPSDKSIIKSPVMKSMMDGSLMRFEEITRTPQEVQDMLISVMSDKVMMIPELPENNYVFAKEGFNIIATANTLDKGVNEMSSALKRRFNIEVVNPVNNIKLEKEIVKNQVMKLEENIVIDEDVIDMLTTVFVEMRNGQAVDGKKLEKPTKNLSTAELVNVYHECTMYAKFFNGSQMDMQSVSQNLINSFDFEDEADVNALKYYFEKVVKERAKKSEIYSELYKSRVKIR